One stretch of Amycolatopsis sp. NBC_00345 DNA includes these proteins:
- a CDS encoding SgcJ/EcaC family oxidoreductase yields the protein MTDLATQETAREEVLAVLGRLNDAWNSGDAAAYGRLFTEDADYVTFFGMQTPGRDLIESSHRALFEGPMRGSKLVGGYGEARVRFPAKDVAIVVADGGSSLSGSEVVEKGRAVTVTFVLVRGEEGWLITAFQNTRVSDPRAAA from the coding sequence ATGACTGACCTGGCCACTCAAGAGACTGCTCGTGAAGAAGTCCTCGCCGTCCTCGGCCGCCTCAACGACGCCTGGAACTCCGGTGACGCCGCCGCGTACGGCCGGCTCTTCACCGAAGACGCCGACTACGTGACGTTCTTCGGCATGCAGACGCCGGGCCGGGACCTGATCGAAAGCTCGCACCGCGCGCTGTTCGAAGGCCCGATGCGGGGCTCGAAACTCGTCGGCGGTTACGGCGAGGCCCGGGTGCGCTTCCCCGCGAAGGACGTCGCGATCGTCGTGGCCGATGGCGGTTCTTCGCTGTCCGGCAGCGAAGTCGTCGAGAAGGGCCGGGCGGTCACCGTCACCTTCGTGCTCGTGCGGGGTGAGGAAGGCTGGTTGATCACGGCGTTCCAGAACACCCGCGTGTCCGATCCGCGGGCTGCTGCGTGA
- a CDS encoding Insertion element protein: MTSTERAVPYYCPFCGDEDLRPEEGGGWLCAGCRRTFSVKFHGLSLPEVSRG; this comes from the coding sequence GTGACCTCGACCGAGAGGGCGGTGCCGTACTACTGCCCGTTCTGCGGCGACGAAGACCTGCGCCCCGAGGAAGGCGGCGGCTGGCTGTGCGCCGGCTGCCGCCGGACGTTCTCGGTGAAGTTCCACGGACTGTCCCTACCGGAGGTGTCACGCGGATGA
- a CDS encoding NADP-dependent oxidoreductase, translated as MPQAVRYSEHGGIDVLRVEDVPRPQPGPRQVLVEVRAAGINPGEAMIRRGAFADRWPSEFPSGQGSDLAGVVVELGPEVEDIELGDEVVGFVNTRASHAEYVVVEAADLTPKPSGVSWEAAGALFVAGTTAYAAVQAVCVREDDTVVVAGAAGGVGSLTVQLAKLTGATVVGLASEANHAWLREQDVIPVAYGEGVEERIRVATGGKVDSFIDNFGDGYVELALRLGVYTGRINTVIDFAAVETYSVKSEGNTAAASAEVMRDLVALVDKGLLEVPIAAVYPLAQVQDAFRELEQRHTRGKIVLKP; from the coding sequence ATGCCGCAGGCGGTCAGGTACAGCGAACACGGCGGAATCGACGTGCTGCGGGTCGAGGACGTGCCCCGCCCCCAACCCGGACCCCGCCAGGTACTCGTCGAGGTCAGAGCCGCCGGAATCAACCCCGGTGAAGCCATGATCCGGCGCGGCGCGTTCGCTGACCGGTGGCCGTCGGAGTTCCCGTCCGGGCAGGGCAGCGACCTGGCCGGCGTGGTCGTCGAGCTGGGGCCCGAGGTCGAGGACATCGAGCTGGGCGACGAGGTCGTCGGCTTCGTCAACACCCGCGCCAGCCACGCCGAGTACGTCGTGGTCGAGGCCGCGGACCTGACTCCGAAGCCCAGCGGCGTCTCCTGGGAGGCGGCCGGCGCGCTGTTCGTCGCCGGCACCACCGCGTACGCCGCGGTGCAGGCCGTCTGTGTCCGCGAAGACGACACAGTCGTGGTCGCGGGCGCCGCGGGCGGCGTCGGCTCGCTGACGGTGCAGCTGGCGAAGCTCACCGGCGCGACCGTGGTCGGCCTCGCGAGCGAAGCGAACCACGCGTGGCTGCGCGAGCAGGACGTGATCCCGGTGGCTTACGGCGAAGGCGTCGAGGAGCGGATCCGCGTGGCCACGGGTGGCAAAGTGGACTCCTTCATCGACAACTTCGGCGACGGCTACGTGGAGCTCGCGCTGCGGCTGGGTGTCTACACGGGACGGATCAACACGGTGATCGACTTCGCCGCTGTCGAGACGTACAGCGTGAAGTCCGAGGGCAATACGGCCGCCGCGTCCGCCGAGGTCATGCGCGACCTCGTCGCGCTGGTCGACAAGGGCCTGCTCGAGGTGCCGATCGCCGCCGTCTACCCGCTCGCGCAGGTGCAGGACGCCTTCCGCGAGCTGGAGCAGCGCCACACCCGCGGCAAGATCGTGCTTAAGCCCTGA
- a CDS encoding sirohydrochlorin chelatase: protein MTTPLVPVAHGSRDPRSAATVRGLVERVRDQAPGIEVYESFLDLSEPRVTDVLRRLYEQGHRSAAVVPLLLGSAFHARVDLPALVAEVQAACPGFDVRVSDVLGVDPVLEEVALDRLAGAGLGGPGSGLVVSAVGSSNAGANAAVADLAARWETRLGIPVTEAFASAAQPDVPAAVRRLRARGVERVAVAAWFLAPGLLPDRIAILAREADRGVYLAAPLGTDPRVAAAVLRRYEAAQNRVSAQ from the coding sequence GTGACCACTCCCCTGGTACCCGTCGCGCACGGCAGCCGCGACCCCCGCTCGGCGGCGACCGTGCGGGGGCTGGTGGAGCGCGTCCGCGACCAGGCGCCGGGGATCGAGGTGTACGAGTCGTTCCTGGACCTTTCGGAGCCGCGCGTCACGGACGTGCTGCGCCGGCTGTACGAGCAGGGGCACCGCTCCGCCGCGGTGGTGCCACTGCTGCTCGGCAGCGCCTTCCACGCGCGGGTGGACCTGCCCGCGCTGGTCGCCGAGGTCCAGGCGGCCTGCCCGGGCTTCGACGTGCGGGTGTCCGACGTGCTGGGCGTCGACCCGGTGCTGGAGGAGGTCGCGCTCGACCGGCTGGCCGGCGCGGGCCTCGGCGGACCGGGCAGCGGGCTCGTGGTGAGCGCCGTGGGCTCGTCGAACGCGGGCGCCAACGCGGCTGTCGCGGACCTGGCCGCGCGATGGGAGACCCGGCTGGGGATCCCGGTGACCGAGGCGTTCGCCAGCGCGGCCCAGCCGGACGTGCCGGCCGCCGTCCGGCGGCTGCGGGCCCGGGGGGTCGAGCGGGTCGCCGTCGCGGCGTGGTTCCTGGCACCCGGGCTGCTGCCCGACCGCATCGCCATCCTGGCCCGCGAGGCCGATCGCGGCGTTTACCTCGCCGCACCGCTCGGGACGGACCCGCGCGTCGCCGCCGCCGTGCTGCGCCGCTACGAAGCCGCACAGAACCGCGTATCGGCTCAGTAG
- a CDS encoding sulfate adenylyltransferase subunit 1, translating into MSSLLRLATAGSVDDGKSTLVGRLLYDTKSVLADQLDAVTRASVDKGLSTPDLSLLVDGLRSEREQGITIDVAYRYFATPKRSFVLADTPGHVQYTRNTVTGASTAQLAVLLVDARKGVIEQTRRHAAVLALLGVPQLVLAVNKIDLVDYDEATFAVIAKEFATHAESLGYRTGSVTTIPVSALQGDNVATKSGRTPWYTGPTLLEHLENVPVAPDPHEAAFRFPVQYVIRPRTPEYPDYRGYAGQIAAGTVRPGDEIAVLPQGLRTRVERIDTADGPLDEAGAGTSVTLLLADDLDISRGDLIATADRQPRVTDELAATLCWLSAKPLKPGARVLVKHGARTVQAIVEELTARFDEQTLSSVDSPDSLALNDIGRVRIRLAEPLGVDDYTDSPRTGAFLVIDPKDGDTLAAGLVGDRFP; encoded by the coding sequence ATGTCCAGCCTCCTGCGGCTAGCCACCGCCGGCAGCGTCGACGACGGCAAGTCCACCCTCGTCGGCCGCCTGCTGTACGACACCAAGTCCGTGCTCGCCGACCAGCTCGACGCCGTCACCCGCGCGTCCGTCGACAAAGGACTGTCCACTCCGGACCTGTCACTGCTGGTCGACGGGCTGCGCTCCGAGCGTGAGCAGGGCATCACCATCGACGTGGCCTACCGCTACTTCGCGACGCCGAAACGCTCGTTCGTGCTGGCCGACACCCCGGGTCACGTCCAGTACACCCGCAACACCGTCACCGGCGCCTCCACCGCGCAGCTCGCCGTGCTCCTGGTCGACGCGCGCAAGGGCGTCATCGAGCAGACCCGCCGCCACGCCGCCGTGCTCGCCCTCCTCGGCGTGCCACAGCTGGTGCTCGCGGTCAACAAGATCGACCTCGTCGACTACGACGAAGCCACTTTCGCCGTGATCGCCAAGGAATTCGCCACGCACGCCGAATCGCTCGGCTACCGGACCGGCTCGGTGACCACCATCCCCGTCTCCGCGCTGCAGGGCGACAACGTCGCCACGAAGTCCGGGCGGACGCCGTGGTACACCGGCCCGACACTGCTGGAGCACCTCGAAAACGTGCCGGTCGCGCCAGACCCGCACGAGGCCGCGTTCCGCTTCCCGGTGCAGTACGTAATCCGGCCGCGCACCCCCGAATACCCGGACTACCGCGGGTACGCCGGGCAGATCGCCGCGGGCACCGTGCGGCCCGGCGACGAGATAGCCGTTCTCCCGCAAGGGCTCCGCACGCGCGTCGAGCGCATCGACACCGCCGACGGGCCGCTCGACGAGGCGGGCGCGGGCACCTCGGTCACCCTGCTGCTCGCCGACGACCTCGACATCTCCCGCGGCGACCTGATCGCCACGGCCGACCGCCAACCGCGCGTCACCGACGAGCTGGCCGCCACACTGTGCTGGCTGTCGGCGAAGCCGCTCAAGCCGGGCGCGCGCGTGCTGGTGAAACACGGCGCACGCACCGTGCAGGCGATCGTCGAAGAGCTGACCGCCCGCTTCGACGAGCAGACGCTGTCCAGTGTGGACTCACCGGATTCGCTGGCGCTGAACGACATCGGCCGCGTGCGGATCCGGCTGGCCGAACCGCTGGGCGTCGACGACTACACCGACAGCCCGCGCACCGGGGCGTTCCTGGTGATCGACCCGAAGGACGGCGACACCCTCGCCGCCGGCCTGGTCGGCGACCGGTTCCCGTGA
- a CDS encoding TetR/AcrR family transcriptional regulator yields the protein MTVPPPPWRRTPSPRRRAAKPLLSQELVVKTALEILAAEGIAAVTMRKVAQRLETGPASLYAYVSNKEELDELMLDAALGDVPQPAPDAEHWDEQVKDQVRLQVRAMMAYPGIARVAWNTPVPVTPNALQQAETMLALLRAGGLSLEQAMFASDALSLYAKAHAYEASSWTFGDFDQADVAERSRQMDEYMRSLPAGAFPNLLRSGEFFNAETSAPRFEFALEMFVAGLKTLVRA from the coding sequence ATGACCGTCCCGCCCCCGCCGTGGCGCCGAACGCCCAGCCCGCGGCGGCGCGCCGCGAAACCCCTGCTCTCGCAAGAGCTGGTGGTGAAAACAGCGCTGGAGATCCTGGCCGCCGAAGGCATTGCGGCCGTGACGATGCGGAAGGTCGCGCAGCGGCTGGAAACCGGCCCGGCCTCGCTGTACGCGTACGTGTCCAACAAAGAAGAGCTGGACGAGCTGATGCTCGACGCGGCGCTGGGCGACGTGCCGCAGCCGGCGCCGGACGCCGAGCACTGGGACGAGCAGGTGAAGGACCAGGTGCGGCTTCAGGTGCGCGCGATGATGGCGTACCCGGGCATCGCGCGGGTCGCGTGGAACACGCCGGTGCCGGTCACCCCGAACGCGCTGCAGCAGGCCGAGACGATGCTCGCGCTCCTGCGCGCGGGCGGCCTGAGCCTGGAGCAAGCCATGTTCGCGAGTGACGCGCTCAGCCTGTACGCGAAAGCCCACGCGTACGAGGCGAGCAGCTGGACGTTCGGCGACTTCGACCAGGCCGACGTCGCCGAACGCAGCCGTCAGATGGACGAGTACATGCGGTCACTGCCCGCCGGCGCCTTCCCGAACCTGCTTCGCTCCGGGGAGTTCTTCAACGCCGAGACGAGCGCGCCCCGCTTCGAGTTCGCGCTGGAGATGTTCGTGGCCGGGCTGAAAACGCTGGTCAGGGCTTAA
- a CDS encoding siderophore-interacting protein codes for MADAPARKGRPAVRLRVLRKESLSPHMIRIVAGGDGLRDFSPNEFTDAYVKVIFKVPGVDYPEPFDLQRIRAELPREHAPRLRTYTVRSYDEAAGELVIDFVVHGDEGLAGPWALRAEPGDELLFAGPGGGYSPRADAGWHLLVGDEAALPAIAAALEAMPAGVPAHVFLLVADAGEEQPLVTKADAQVTWLHRANGGDLTAAVKALPWREGDVQAFVHGEAGFVRELRRHLLDERAVPRDSLSLSGYWREGKNDEAWREEKAAERARETA; via the coding sequence ATGGCCGATGCTCCGGCACGCAAGGGGAGGCCGGCGGTGCGGCTCCGGGTCCTCCGCAAGGAAAGCCTCAGCCCGCACATGATCCGCATCGTCGCGGGCGGCGACGGCCTGCGGGACTTTTCGCCGAATGAGTTCACCGACGCCTACGTGAAGGTCATCTTCAAGGTGCCCGGTGTCGACTACCCGGAGCCGTTCGACCTGCAGCGGATCCGCGCCGAGCTGCCGCGCGAGCACGCGCCGCGGCTGCGCACCTACACCGTCCGCTCCTACGACGAGGCGGCCGGCGAGCTGGTCATCGACTTCGTGGTGCATGGCGACGAGGGGCTGGCCGGGCCGTGGGCGCTGCGCGCCGAGCCCGGTGACGAGCTGCTGTTCGCCGGTCCCGGTGGTGGTTACTCGCCGCGCGCCGACGCGGGCTGGCACCTGCTCGTGGGCGACGAGGCCGCGCTGCCGGCCATCGCCGCGGCGCTCGAGGCCATGCCGGCCGGTGTGCCCGCGCACGTGTTCCTGCTCGTGGCGGACGCGGGTGAGGAGCAGCCGCTCGTCACCAAGGCGGATGCGCAGGTCACCTGGCTGCACCGGGCGAACGGCGGTGACCTCACCGCGGCGGTGAAGGCGCTGCCGTGGCGCGAGGGCGACGTGCAGGCGTTTGTCCATGGCGAGGCCGGGTTCGTCCGCGAGCTGCGCCGGCACCTGCTCGACGAGCGCGCCGTGCCGCGCGACTCGCTGTCGCTGTCCGGATACTGGCGTGAGGGCAAGAATGACGAGGCCTGGCGCGAAGAGAAGGCCGCTGAGCGGGCGCGCGAAACGGCGTAA
- a CDS encoding nitrite/sulfite reductase, with translation MASPTRETPAPGRAPRARQKRGEGQWALGYREPLNPNERSKKDDNPLNARARIENIYAHRGFDSIDPGDLRGRFRWFGLYTQRKPGIDGGRTATLEPEELDDRYFMLRVRLDGGMLTTQQLAVLAEISQTHARGTADITDRQNIQYHWIQIEDVPTIWQKLENAGMTTLEACGDSPRVILGSPVAGIAEDEVIDGTPAIEEIKRRFIGDPRYSNLPRKFKTAISGQADVAHEIHDIAFVGVDHPEHGPGFDLWVGGGLSTNPMIGRRLGAWVPRDEVPDVWEGVISVFRDYGYRRLRARARIKFLVKDWGVEKFREVLESEYLKRKLVDGPAPGVPPAPIDHVGVHKQVDGRFYVGAAPIAGRVNGETLLAVAKAAERAGSERVRLTPQQKLVVLDVPEPEVPALETELAELGLHTRPSPWRRSVMACTGLEFCKLAIVETKARAQALVAELETRLADIQGDLDTPVSVHLNGCPNSCARIQTADIGLKGQIVTDGEGRQVEGFQVHLGGGLGLDAGFGRKLRGHKVTAADLTAYVERVVRAYIDGRESGERFAQWVARAEESVLQ, from the coding sequence ATGGCCTCACCCACGCGTGAAACCCCCGCGCCCGGCCGCGCCCCCCGTGCCCGGCAGAAGCGCGGCGAGGGCCAGTGGGCGCTCGGCTACCGGGAACCGCTGAACCCGAACGAGCGCTCCAAGAAGGACGACAACCCGCTCAACGCCCGCGCGCGCATCGAGAACATCTACGCCCACCGCGGCTTCGACTCGATCGACCCCGGTGACCTGCGCGGCCGGTTCCGCTGGTTCGGCCTCTACACCCAGCGCAAGCCCGGCATCGACGGCGGCCGCACCGCCACGCTGGAGCCCGAGGAGCTGGACGACCGCTATTTCATGCTCCGCGTCCGGCTCGACGGCGGCATGCTCACCACGCAGCAGCTCGCCGTGCTGGCCGAGATCTCGCAGACGCACGCGCGCGGCACCGCCGACATCACCGACCGGCAGAACATCCAGTACCACTGGATCCAGATCGAAGACGTGCCCACGATCTGGCAGAAGCTCGAGAACGCCGGGATGACAACGCTGGAGGCGTGCGGCGACAGCCCGCGCGTCATCCTGGGCTCCCCCGTCGCCGGCATCGCCGAGGACGAGGTGATCGACGGCACCCCCGCGATCGAGGAGATCAAGCGCCGGTTCATCGGCGACCCGCGGTACTCGAACCTGCCGCGCAAGTTCAAGACCGCGATCTCCGGCCAGGCGGACGTGGCGCACGAGATCCACGACATCGCGTTCGTCGGCGTCGACCACCCCGAGCACGGCCCCGGCTTCGACCTGTGGGTCGGCGGCGGCCTGTCCACCAACCCGATGATCGGGCGGCGGCTCGGCGCCTGGGTGCCGCGCGACGAGGTGCCCGACGTGTGGGAAGGCGTGATCAGCGTCTTCCGCGACTACGGCTACCGGCGGCTGCGCGCGCGGGCCCGGATCAAGTTCCTGGTCAAGGACTGGGGTGTCGAAAAGTTCCGCGAAGTCCTCGAATCCGAGTACCTCAAGCGCAAGCTCGTCGACGGCCCCGCGCCCGGCGTGCCGCCCGCCCCGATCGACCACGTCGGCGTGCACAAGCAGGTCGACGGCCGGTTCTACGTCGGCGCCGCACCGATCGCCGGCCGGGTGAACGGCGAGACGCTGCTGGCCGTGGCCAAGGCCGCCGAGCGCGCGGGCTCCGAGCGGGTCCGGCTGACGCCGCAGCAGAAGCTCGTCGTCCTCGACGTGCCCGAGCCCGAGGTGCCCGCGCTGGAGACCGAGCTCGCCGAGCTGGGCCTGCACACCCGGCCGTCACCGTGGCGGCGCAGCGTGATGGCGTGCACCGGGCTGGAGTTCTGCAAGCTCGCGATCGTCGAGACGAAGGCCCGCGCGCAGGCGCTGGTGGCCGAGCTGGAGACGCGCCTGGCCGACATCCAGGGCGACCTCGACACCCCGGTGAGCGTGCACCTCAACGGCTGCCCCAACTCCTGCGCCCGGATCCAGACCGCGGACATCGGGCTCAAGGGCCAGATCGTCACCGACGGCGAGGGCCGGCAGGTCGAGGGCTTCCAGGTGCACCTCGGCGGCGGCCTCGGCCTCGACGCCGGGTTCGGCCGGAAGCTGCGCGGGCACAAGGTCACCGCCGCCGACCTGACCGCTTACGTCGAGCGGGTGGTCCGCGCGTACATCGACGGCCGCGAAAGCGGTGAGCGGTTCGCGCAGTGGGTCGCGCGAGCCGAGGAAAGCGTGCTGCAGTGA
- a CDS encoding putative leader peptide — protein sequence MSPAGVLLVARRHVDLVRVASALCRPVR from the coding sequence GTGAGTCCTGCCGGTGTTCTGCTCGTGGCGCGCCGCCACGTCGACCTTGTGCGCGTCGCGAGCGCGCTCTGCCGGCCGGTCCGCTGA
- the hemW gene encoding radical SAM family heme chaperone HemW: MDVVPATSQTTEPTATGLPESALEGLGTRPFGVYVHVPFCATRCGYCDFNTYTAGELGSGASPRSWLDGLRRELELAARVLQAPPAAETVFVGGGTPSLLGADGLGEVLDIVRGVFGLAPGAEVTTESNPESTSPEFFAGIREAGYTRVSLGMQSAAQHVLQVLDRVHTPGRPVDAAREARAAGFEHVNLDVIYGTPGERTEDLRASLDAVLAAGVDHVSAYALIVEEGTALARRVRRGELPAPDDDVLAADYELIDATLAAAGLDWYEVSNWASSDAARCRHNLGYWQGGDWWGAGPGAHSHVGGVRWWNVKHPARYAAQLAAGESPEAGRELLTGEDRHLERIMLELRVAEGLPLTALDAAGVAEAHAAAAEGLLDESVLDSQGRAVLTDRGRLLADGVVRRLAG, from the coding sequence ATGGACGTCGTGCCCGCGACCAGCCAGACCACCGAACCCACCGCCACCGGACTGCCCGAGAGCGCCCTCGAAGGACTCGGGACCCGGCCGTTCGGGGTCTACGTGCACGTGCCGTTCTGCGCCACTCGCTGCGGGTACTGCGACTTCAACACCTACACCGCCGGCGAGCTCGGCTCCGGCGCGTCGCCGAGGTCGTGGCTGGACGGGCTGCGCCGGGAGCTGGAGCTGGCCGCGCGGGTGCTGCAGGCGCCGCCCGCCGCGGAGACCGTGTTCGTCGGCGGCGGGACGCCCTCGCTGCTCGGGGCGGACGGGCTCGGCGAGGTGCTCGACATCGTCCGCGGGGTGTTCGGGCTGGCGCCCGGCGCCGAGGTGACCACCGAGTCCAACCCCGAGTCGACGTCGCCGGAGTTCTTCGCCGGGATCCGCGAGGCCGGGTACACGCGCGTGTCGCTCGGCATGCAGTCCGCGGCGCAGCACGTGCTGCAGGTGCTCGACCGCGTCCACACGCCGGGGCGGCCGGTGGACGCCGCGCGCGAGGCGCGGGCCGCGGGCTTCGAGCACGTGAACCTCGACGTGATCTACGGCACTCCCGGCGAGCGCACGGAGGACCTCCGGGCGTCGCTGGACGCCGTGCTCGCCGCGGGGGTCGACCACGTCTCGGCGTACGCGCTGATCGTCGAGGAGGGCACCGCGCTGGCCCGCCGGGTGCGGCGCGGCGAGCTGCCCGCCCCGGACGACGACGTGCTGGCCGCCGACTACGAGCTGATCGACGCCACCCTCGCCGCCGCGGGCCTGGACTGGTACGAGGTCTCGAACTGGGCGTCCTCGGACGCCGCGCGCTGCCGGCACAACCTCGGTTACTGGCAGGGCGGCGACTGGTGGGGCGCGGGACCCGGCGCGCACAGCCACGTCGGCGGCGTGCGCTGGTGGAACGTCAAGCACCCGGCGCGGTACGCGGCCCAGCTCGCCGCGGGCGAAAGCCCCGAAGCGGGCCGTGAGCTGCTCACCGGCGAAGACCGCCACCTGGAGCGGATCATGCTCGAACTCCGTGTCGCGGAAGGGCTTCCGCTCACCGCGCTCGACGCCGCGGGGGTGGCCGAAGCGCACGCCGCCGCGGCGGAAGGACTCCTGGACGAGTCCGTTTTGGACAGTCAGGGCCGCGCCGTGCTGACCGACCGCGGGCGGCTGCTCGCCGACGGTGTCGTGCGTCGCCTGGCCGGCTGA
- a CDS encoding phosphoadenylyl-sulfate reductase has translation MTATADYRTLAERASKELAEATAEEALRWTAETFGDDFIVASNMQDAVLIDLATKVKSDVDVLFLETGYHFAETIGTRDAVQTVYPDVTIVNAQAEQSVAEQDAEYGAKLHDRDPTLCCNLRKVVPLRKTLGNYSAWVTGVRRVDAPTRANTPIVTWDERNGLVKVNPIAPWTDEEFAGYIREHGILENPLVSAGYLSIGCAPCTAKVAPGQDPRSGRWAGQAKTECGLHG, from the coding sequence ATGACCGCCACAGCGGATTACCGGACCCTGGCCGAACGAGCGTCGAAGGAGCTGGCCGAGGCCACGGCGGAGGAGGCACTGCGCTGGACGGCCGAGACCTTCGGCGACGACTTCATCGTGGCGTCCAACATGCAGGACGCCGTGCTGATCGACCTGGCCACCAAGGTCAAGTCCGATGTGGACGTGCTCTTCCTGGAGACCGGCTACCACTTCGCGGAGACCATCGGCACCCGCGACGCGGTGCAGACCGTCTACCCGGACGTGACGATCGTGAACGCCCAGGCCGAGCAGAGCGTCGCCGAGCAGGACGCCGAGTACGGCGCGAAGCTGCACGACCGTGACCCCACGCTGTGCTGCAATCTGCGGAAAGTGGTGCCACTGCGCAAAACCCTGGGCAACTACTCCGCGTGGGTCACCGGCGTCCGCCGGGTCGACGCCCCGACCCGCGCGAACACCCCGATCGTCACCTGGGACGAGCGCAACGGCCTGGTCAAGGTCAACCCGATCGCGCCGTGGACCGACGAGGAGTTCGCCGGCTACATCCGCGAGCACGGCATCCTGGAGAACCCGCTGGTCTCGGCCGGCTACCTGTCCATCGGCTGCGCGCCGTGCACGGCGAAGGTCGCGCCGGGGCAGGACCCGCGCAGCGGCCGCTGGGCCGGCCAGGCGAAGACCGAGTGCGGGCTGCACGGCTGA
- a CDS encoding DUF3291 domain-containing protein has product MDFELAQVNIGRLLAPLDNPRLRDFVDGLDPVNALADAAPGFVWRLQTEDGDATAVQAFAWDTAGSAGVLTNMSVWTSVQALADFVYSPGHLAVLRRRREWFEPVQEMTSALWWVPAGKRPTVADAEERIRLLRAHGPTPAAFTLKRHFPAHDAVEARDGDPDWLCPA; this is encoded by the coding sequence ATGGACTTCGAACTCGCCCAGGTGAACATCGGCAGGCTGCTCGCGCCGCTGGACAACCCGCGGCTGCGCGACTTCGTCGACGGCCTCGACCCCGTGAACGCGCTGGCCGACGCCGCGCCCGGCTTCGTCTGGCGGCTGCAGACGGAAGACGGCGACGCGACGGCGGTCCAGGCCTTCGCCTGGGACACCGCGGGCAGCGCGGGGGTGCTCACGAACATGTCGGTGTGGACGTCGGTGCAGGCGCTGGCGGACTTCGTCTACTCGCCCGGGCACCTGGCCGTGCTGCGGCGGCGACGCGAGTGGTTCGAGCCGGTTCAGGAGATGACGTCGGCGCTGTGGTGGGTGCCGGCCGGGAAGCGCCCGACGGTCGCCGACGCCGAGGAGCGCATCCGGCTGCTGCGCGCGCACGGCCCGACCCCGGCGGCGTTCACGCTGAAGCGCCACTTCCCGGCGCACGACGCGGTCGAAGCACGGGACGGCGACCCGGACTGGCTCTGCCCCGCCTGA
- the cysD gene encoding sulfate adenylyltransferase subunit CysD — MTTLEPTAGPAIVQQDNLAALESEAIHIFREVAGEFDRPVILFSGGKDSTLLLHLAIKAFWPAPVPFPLLHVDTGHNFDEVIEFRDRVVEKHNLRLVVAKVQDWIDDGRLEERADGMRNPLQTTPLLDTIADNKFDAVFGGGRRDEERARAKERIFSLRNSFGQWEPRRQRPELWNLYNGRHRPGEQVRVFPLSNWTEADVWNYIARENVELPSIYYAHQRAVYQRDGMWLTEGPWGGPRAGEEVQDLTVRYRTVGDGSCTGAIESTATTVGDVIAEVSASRLTERGATRADDRMSEAAMEDRKREGYF, encoded by the coding sequence ATGACCACTCTCGAACCCACGGCCGGGCCCGCGATCGTGCAGCAGGACAATCTGGCCGCCCTCGAATCCGAGGCCATCCACATCTTCCGCGAGGTCGCGGGCGAGTTCGACCGCCCGGTGATCCTGTTCTCCGGCGGCAAGGACTCGACCCTGCTGCTGCACCTGGCGATCAAGGCGTTCTGGCCCGCGCCCGTCCCGTTCCCGCTGCTGCACGTCGACACCGGGCACAACTTCGACGAGGTCATCGAATTCCGGGACCGGGTGGTGGAAAAGCACAATCTGCGCCTCGTCGTGGCGAAGGTCCAGGACTGGATCGACGACGGCCGTCTCGAAGAGCGCGCCGACGGCATGCGCAACCCGCTGCAGACCACGCCGTTGCTGGACACCATCGCAGACAACAAGTTCGACGCCGTGTTCGGCGGCGGCCGCCGCGACGAGGAGCGCGCCCGCGCCAAGGAACGCATCTTCAGCCTCCGCAACTCCTTCGGCCAGTGGGAGCCGCGCCGTCAGCGGCCGGAGTTGTGGAACCTCTACAACGGCCGCCACCGCCCCGGCGAGCAGGTCCGCGTCTTCCCGTTGTCCAACTGGACCGAGGCCGACGTCTGGAACTACATCGCGCGGGAGAACGTCGAGCTGCCCTCGATCTACTACGCCCACCAGCGCGCCGTGTACCAGCGCGACGGCATGTGGCTCACCGAAGGCCCCTGGGGCGGGCCGCGCGCCGGCGAGGAAGTCCAGGACCTCACCGTCCGCTACCGCACGGTCGGCGACGGCTCCTGCACCGGCGCCATCGAATCCACCGCGACCACGGTCGGCGACGTCATCGCGGAGGTCTCCGCGTCCCGCCTCACCGAGCGCGGCGCCACCCGCGCCGACGACCGGATGTCCGAAGCAGCCATGGAAGACCGTAAACGAGAGGGCTACTTCTGA